The Longimicrobium sp. genome includes a window with the following:
- the murI gene encoding glutamate racemase, with protein sequence MAAPIGIFDSGIGGLSVAREIRRALPHEELLYLADSAYVPYGDRGDDEVRARTLAAGRWLQERGAKVLVVACNTASGAALELLRERLAIPVIGLEPAVKPAVAQSKSGRVGVMATVGTLRSARYARLIDNYANGSQVLSQPCPGLADLIEDGHLDDDVIRARMAEYTAPLTEAGVDVVVLGCTHYPFVREQIAAALGPGVQILDSGPAIARRTASVLREAGALAAEGPGSLRLLTTGDAGEVAAVAARIWGEPLPVEHVDIIHEPLHPAPPVPA encoded by the coding sequence ATGGCGGCGCCCATCGGCATCTTCGACAGCGGCATCGGGGGCCTCAGCGTGGCCCGCGAGATCCGGCGCGCGCTCCCGCACGAGGAGCTGCTCTACCTGGCCGACAGCGCCTACGTCCCCTACGGCGACCGCGGCGACGACGAGGTCCGCGCGCGCACCCTGGCCGCCGGCCGCTGGCTGCAGGAACGCGGGGCGAAGGTCCTGGTCGTGGCCTGCAACACCGCCTCGGGCGCCGCGCTGGAGCTCCTCCGCGAGCGCCTGGCGATCCCCGTCATCGGCCTGGAGCCCGCGGTGAAGCCCGCCGTCGCCCAGTCGAAGAGCGGCCGCGTGGGGGTGATGGCCACCGTCGGCACGCTGCGCTCGGCCCGGTACGCGCGGCTGATCGACAACTACGCGAACGGTTCCCAGGTCCTCTCCCAGCCCTGCCCCGGCCTCGCCGACCTGATCGAGGACGGGCACCTGGACGACGACGTCATCCGCGCGCGAATGGCGGAGTACACCGCGCCGCTCACCGAGGCCGGCGTCGACGTCGTGGTGCTCGGCTGCACCCACTATCCCTTCGTGCGCGAGCAGATCGCCGCGGCGCTGGGACCGGGGGTGCAGATCCTCGACAGCGGCCCCGCCATCGCCCGGCGCACCGCCAGCGTCCTGCGCGAGGCGGGCGCGCTGGCGGCGGAAGGCCCCGGCTCGCTGCGCCTCCTCACCACCGGCGACGCGGGCGAGGTGGCCGCCGTGGCAGCCCGCATCTGGGGCGAGCCGCTCCCCGTGGAGCACGTCGACATCATCCACGAGCCGCTGCATCCCGCCCCGCCGGTCCCCGCCTGA